The proteins below are encoded in one region of Apium graveolens cultivar Ventura chromosome 4, ASM990537v1, whole genome shotgun sequence:
- the LOC141718955 gene encoding PHD finger protein MALE MEIOCYTE DEATH 1-like — protein MIIPVDDEWTKPLDDGVFDMNTHLLHGLIHCNGFGHLLSINGMEGGSKFLYGKEIMDLWDRICTNLHTRKITVEDVSVKRGMDLRLLHGIAAYGRPWFGRWGYRFCQGSFGVTNEKYERAIELLSCLGLDQIIQDFCSSKLYSDVKRIICYYRDTSESELITIRDLFHFMLSLKSRGLPARRSPTNAVLSICSRSSARKYVQNKNASKRKNGRCKKFTTLASNLDSRWPMKRMQYVAEVAVNALREKKAANGGYNCETSWQEVRDAARM, from the exons ATGATTATCCCAGTTGACGATGAGTGGACTAAGCCACTGGATGATGGGGTTTTTGATATGAACACTCATCTTTTACATGGGTTGATTCATTGTAATGGTTTCGGCCATCTTCTTTCTATCAATGGGATGGAAGGTGGGTCTAAGTTCTTGTATGGCAAAGAGATAATGGATCTTTGGGACAGAATATGCACCAATCTTCACACTCG TAAAATTACAGTGGAGGACGTGTCTGTGAAAAGGGGGATGGATCTACGGTTGCTTCACGGTATTGCAGCATACGGAAGGCCATGGTTTGGCAGATGGGGATATAGATTTTGCCAAGGGAGTTTTGGAGTAACTAATGAAAAGTATGAAAGGGCTATTGAGCTTCTTAGTTGTCTTGGACTTGATCAGATCATTCAAGACTTTTGTTCTTCGAAACTCTATAGTGATGTCAAACGGATCATTTGTTATTACAGGGACACAAGTGAATCTGAATTGATCACAATCAGGGATCTGTTTCACTTCATGCTTTCTCTCAAGTCCCGGGGTTTGCCTGCAAGAAGATCACCCACTAATGCTGTACTATCAATTTGTTCAAGATCCTCAGCAAGAAAATATGTGCAGAATAAGAATGCCAGCAAAAGGAAAAATGGAAGGTGCAAGAAATTCACCACGCTGGCTTCCAATTTAGACAGTAGGTGGCCAATGAAAAGAATGCAGTATGTTGCTGAAGTTGCTGTTAATGCACTTAGAGAAAAGAAAGCAGCAAATGGGGGATATAATTGTGAAACGAGCTGGCAAGAAGTTCGGGATGCAGCGCGTATGTGA
- the LOC141718956 gene encoding PHD finger protein MALE MEIOCYTE DEATH 1-like, whose amino-acid sequence MNNVIVGGHVVCRDVNPQTRVLEYTIEEVCENGAAVQVDPGSNLVVLSQDQPQAIMPGIDVYSDITYLYNNVFLEYQNSEWVELAVERVLDSKQFVKEWLFIDEPDQLLRERILVTEVSGLEGVEDGEVLFGIVESGSELCFRAVGMDFGSELKYEGGADNWTVKCKCGTRDDGGERMVACDICEVWQHTRCIGIDDFNTMPPLFVCDSCCAALAPPRTIQPRI is encoded by the exons ATGAACAATGTCATTGTTGGTGGGCACGTTGTTTGTCGAGATGTGAACCCACAAACTCGTGTGTTGGAGTACACTATTGAAGAGGTTTGTGAGAATGGAGCTGCTGTTCAAGTTGATCCAGGATCGAATTTGGTTGTGCTTTCACAGGATCAGCCACAGGCTATAATGCCTGGGATTGATGTTTACTCAGATATTACATACTTGTACAACAATGTGtttttggaatatcagaactcaGAATGGGTTGAGCTGGCGGTTGAAAGAGTCCTCGATAGTAAACAGTTTGTCAAAGAGTGGCTTTTTATAGATGAGCCTGATCAGCTACTGAG AGAGAGGATTTTGGTAACTGAAGTTAGTGGACTGGAGGGAGTGGAAGATGGAGAGGTGTTATTTGGCATAGTTGAATCGGGGTCTGAACTATGCTTTAGGGCTGTTGGAATGGATTTTGGTTCTGAATTGAAGTATGAAGGTGGGGCAGATAATTGGACTGTTAAATGCAAATGTGGAACAAGGGATGACGGCGGGGAGAGGATGGTGGCTTGTGATATTTGTGAGGTTTGGCAGCATACTCGCTGCATTGGCATTGATGATTTCAATACTATGCCGCCTTTGTTTGTATGTGACAGCTGTTGTGCTGCCCTTGCTCCTCCAAGAACCATTCAGCCGAGAATATGA